One Solea solea chromosome 5, fSolSol10.1, whole genome shotgun sequence genomic window carries:
- the qser1 gene encoding glutamine and serine-rich protein 1 — protein MMDRTYPTSSFADSLAPPAQTVASWAYDRSTASIKPSPSYGAAHLDTEVLQRQSYTSTHQLPTYTTSHPSAAAGTLDSNSNSSETSIMSFLSAMESRSLQAGPVSASLLSPFRPPSWPAGTNSTTTELYLTGALPSAATFPSPASLSTYQHTGAYPPRSYATNPSLALQDPAFSTSTNGLFSHHDPLLHLKSSQTVLPTALAFNHLSAPVLGSTLPVQSSTYRSAQESAPHLLQPQFSLLPSTLPVPHGAPQPYAATVFSGSIERALQRECSVIKHHQRPSSSHTASEQMPNSEHSLPGYFGSGSEADVSYQQDPSHQTPVSCSPSTGIDSSQGVNGAPQPKTDSVTQTYSTTSVPKAKDCPAKLPPHQSGGEESGSHTQILTGASPERYSSPQQNHNSVISNQHSLHLPSLMSSSLSQTYVTPHTQSSPSSSTTDKLSSLYKSLPSLSSQSATVSQTLVYSTSSGLSQEQEAQYRAQVQGLCQGNLSNSYPTSHSQGPPNVTFTSQSQGQASVTQSQSYATGQSLNQSLNSAYPPTCVRSLPASNSAQNYNLMQAPVGGKTHDALQQTQAQKYVFPAPQPTYSSAAQALRNNARSSIQDIKPTYSKHKLEELPMQDLEALQQASMEASAADNNLASHNVIYVVSKMEEHHKTQSVIRSNSRSDDHLMGLAHTQTEQVKDERMGLLSQQHIHLSGANGLDIASIKPANSNIISSHVPLSSEQLKQHHLQLKSPEPHQQNHQNHSQSQSQTSVPHTQFITVPSTQVLLEPNQMILLQQPIIHHGQNPSKVVSVQSSQPPHGLGPANVQYLQMDRELLGPTVTENHSQHGAVVSEQSSGCTDSSKHHYSHSANQQSNDAKNHFALNSICFPESMLLGDERNILSNVDDILAATVAACGVTPQDFVKATSSAEAEMAVMASPVDSKGHFQTVDISNISPNFSSPQQIITNTNSHTMVMTLNGPQMATDHQGQSVHHSSSSEINSNGDGGRSENDYHLAGQVYDPSGLQSRGKVNAKCIKTEDSLMECPDGEDFPKKKARSKSLTKPGGIEEDGGQARAAKRGTQVKRLNSRGSDVGSPSASHGVYDGCPQQERMRQKIREVEEKQPEVKTGFMGSFLDFIKSGPKQQYSPSPTRTINRPKKLISPSRPPPCPLPSLPPKLQTLPGPLISQECPGASSQHKRLDEDLQKNLETLPTFSSDEEENTGKNQALRNSISSALSALDEASERKTRTDNPIPGLMMKQDQVANVPHAVKETCFPQVINNPQTTATATVTVTGGSVFASKDNSKEIALGQMAMQLMSVAIEGLTDEELSDSGGEGMYRERDEFVVRNEDIENLKVTMRTGIEPPAIWKVQKALLQKFVPEIRDGKRVFSATNSYLGYFGDAKTMYHRVYVKFLDTVNKREYVRVCSRKPRCKPMNSLRGVQVKTLLGLTANPSSVTPSQKPRPKYLKTRAEPPPKKRRKWKEEFSPTASGSSAEEGGEESDLNPSGPSASRFLNTRTMKETFKSFVELLISVALDEDVMTALERASDELLLPHMKRVDGMITDNRKRLLQKLHIGQVLKTALDSFPEISVVTELKKDGETPAFKVRLSGKAYNKKTMKPYKMNNKVPQEYTVDQQKTQWFSLYHSLQHYKYHTYLMCKDEIASLRVQAGDLGQEETVQKCLQNGAWVEGLFDRFGELINQVQQACQ, from the exons ATGATGGACAGGACGTACCCGACTTCCAGCTTCGCGGACTCGCTGGCTCCACCAGCACAGACCGTCGCTTCTTGGGCCTATGACCGCAGCACAGCTAGTATCAAACCAAG TCCCAGTTATGGCGCAGCACATCTTGATACAGAGGTTCTCCAGCGGCAAAGCTACACCTCCACCCACCAGCTTCCCACCTACACTACATCACACCCTTCTGCTGCAGCAG GAACACTTGACTCAAACAGCAACAGTTCTGAGACCTCAATCATGAGCTTCCTGTCAGCCATGGAATCCAGAAGCCTTCAGGCTGGTCCTGTTAGTGCTTCGCTGCTCTCACCGTTCAGACCACCTTCATGGCCTGCTG GTACAAACTCCACCACCACAGAGCTGTACTTGACTGGTGCCCTGCCTTCTGCTGCCACTTTCCCCTCTCCTGCTTCTCTGTCGACCTATCAGCACACTGGTGCCTACCCCCCAAGGAGTTATGCTACCAACCCTTCCTTGGCTCTCCAGGATCCAGCCTTCAGCACTTCCACCAATGGCCTGTTTTCTCACCATGACCCTCTCCTGCATCTCAAATCTAGTCAGACTGTGCTTCCCACTGCCCTGGCCTTCAATCATTTGTCTGCCCCTGTTTTGGGCTCCACTTTGCCTGTCCAGTCCTCCACTTACCGCTCAGCCCAGGAGTCTGCCCCCCATCTCCTACAACCACAGTTCAGTCTGCTCCCTTCTACCTTGCCTGTCCCTCATGGTGCCCCGCAGCCCTACGCAGCAACAGTATTTTCAGGCTCTATTGAAAGAGCTCTTCAACGTGAATGTAGTGTGATCAAACACCACCAGAGGCCTTCTAGTAGCCACACAGCCTCAGAGCAGATGCCCAATTCAGAGCACTCCTTACCTGGGTACTTTGGCTCTGGCAGTGAAGCTGATGTGTCCTACCAACAGGACCCTTCCCATCAGACTCCAGTGTCTTGTAGTCCTTCCACAGGAATAGATTCATCTCAAGGGGTCAACGGTGCTCCACAACCCAAAACAGACTCAGTTACTCAAACATATTCGACCACTTCAGTGCCAAAGGCGAAAGACTGCCCTGCCAAACTACCTCCACATCAATCTGGGGGTGAAGAGAGTGGCAGTCACACTCAGATCCTAACAGGAGCGTCTCCTGAGCGGTATTCCTCCCCACAACAGAATCATAATTCAGTGATTTCTAATCAGCACTCCCTCCACTTGCCTAGCCTAATGTCCAGCAGTCTGTCCCAAACCTATGTCACTCCTCACACACAGTCTTCACCCTCTAGTTCCACCACAGACAAGCTGTCGTCCCTTTATAAGTCTCTGCCTTCTCTCTCTAGCCAGTCAGCGACTGTTAGTCAAACTCTTGTCTACTCCACCAGCTCCGGCCTGAGCCAGGAGCAAGAGGCCCAGTACAGAGCCCAAGTCCAGGGCTTGTGTCAGGGGAATCTCTCTAACAGTTACCCCACATCCCACTCTCAGGGTCCtccaaatgtgacatttacgTCTCAATCACAGGGGCAAGCCTCAGTGACTCAATCTCAGAGCTATGCCACAGGACAATCCCTTAACCAATCCCTCAACTCTGCTTACCCACCCACATGTGTTCGGAGTTTGCCTGCATCCAATTCTGCACAGAACTACAACCTCATGCAAGCCCCAGTGGGAGGTAAAAcacatgatgcactgcaacagaCACAGGCCCAAAAATATGTTTTCCCTGCACCACAGCCTACCTACTCTTCAGCTGCTCAAGCCTTACGAAACAATGCCCGATCCTCAATACAGGACATAAAGCCAACATATAGCAAACACAAACTAGAGGAGCTTCCCATGCAGGACCTAGAGGCTCTCCAGCAGGCGTCCATGGAGGCCTCTGCGGCAGATAATAACTTGGCGTCACACAATGTCATCTATGTTGTTTCGAAAATGGAAGagcatcacaaaacacaaagtgttATCCGAAGCAATTCGCGTTCTGATGACCACCTCATGGGCCTGGCTCATACACAGACAGAACAGGTGAAGGATGAAAGAATGGGTTTGCTGAGCCAACAGCATATTCATCTAAGCGGTGCTAATGGTCTGGATATTGCAAGCATAAAACCGGCAAACTCCAATATTATATCTTCACATGTACCTCTGAGCTCAGAGCAGCTCAAGCAGCACCATCTCCAGCTCAAATCTCCTGAGCCGCATCAACAGAACCACCAGAATCACAGTCAGTCCCAGAGCCAGACCTCGGTACCCCACACTCAGTTTATCACCGTCCCGAGCACTCAGGTTCTCCTTGAGCCCAATCAGATGATTCTGCTTCAGCAGCCCATTATCCACCATGGTCAAAACCCTTCAAAGGTGGTGTCGGTGCAAAGTAGTCAACCGCCACATGGTCTGGGCCCTGCTAATGTCCAGTATCTTCAGATGGATCGGGAACTGCTTGGTCCCACTGTAACTGAGAACCACAGTCAGCATGGTGCAGTGGTGTCTGAACAGAGCTCAGGATGCACTGATTCTTCCAAACATCATTACAGCCACTCAGCAAATCAGCAGTCAAATGATGCCAAGAACCACTTCGCTCTCAACTCCATTTGCTTCCCCGAATCCATGCTACTTGGAGACGAGagaaacattttgtcaaatgtcGATGACATTCTGGCGGCCACGGTCGCGGCCTGTGGCGTGACACCGCAAGACTTTGTCAAAGCTACATCTTCTGCCGAGGCTGAAATGGCTGTGATGGCAAGTCCTGTGGATTCTAAAGGGCACTTCCAAACTGTGGATATAAGCAACATCTCGCCCAATTTCTCCTCTCCACAGCAAATCATCACCAACACCAACTCCCACACCATGGTCATGACACTAAATGGACCTCAGATGGCCACAGACCATCAGGGTCAGTCTGtccaccacagcagcagttcTGAAATCAACTCAAATGGAGATGGAGGACGCTCTGAGAATGATTATCACTTAGCTGGGCAGGTGTATGACCCCTCAGGTCTACAGAGCAGAGGCAAAGTGAATGCCAAGTGTATTAAAACAGAGGACAGCCTTATGGAGTGCCCTGATGGAGAAGACTTTCCCAAAAAAAAGGCTCGCTCCAAGTCCTTGACCAAACCAGGTGGTATTGAGGAGGACGGAGGGCAGGCCAGAGCAGCCAAACGCGGCACGCAAGTAAAACGGCTAAACTCCAGGGGTAGTGACGTCGGCTCGCCATCTGCATCACATGGTGTATATGATGGTTGTCCACAGCAAGAGAGAATGAGGCAGAAGATCCGTGAAGTGGAAGAGAAACAGCCAGAGGTCAAAACCGGCTTCATGGGCTCCTTCCTAGATTTCATCAAATCTGGCCCCAAACAGCAGTACTCTCCAAGTCCCACACGAACTATCAATCGACCCAAGAAGCTGATCAGCCCGTCCAGACCTCCGCCGTGTCCTTTGCCATCTTTGCCGCCCAAACTGCAGACTCTGCCAGGGCCCTTGATTTCCCAGGAGTGTCCGGGAGCGAGTTCTCAGCACAAACGTCTGGATGAAGACCTGCAAAAGAACTTGGAGACGCTGCCGACATTCAGCTCGGATGAAGAGGAGAACACTGGGAAGAACCAGGCCCTGAGGAACAGCATCAGCTCAGCTCTCTCAGCTCTGGACGAGGCTTCAGAAAGGAAAACCAGAACAg ATAACCCAATCCCTGGTTTGATGATGAAACAAGACCAAGTTGCCAACGTGCCACATGCTGTCAAAGAGACATGTTTCCCACAGGTGATCAATAATCCACAAACAACAGCGACAGCCACAGTCACGGTCACGGGAGGCTCTGTGTTTGCTTCCAAAGACAACTCCAAAGAGATCGCGCTAGGCCAGATGGCTATGCAGCTGATGAGTGTGGCCATCGAGGGACTGACTGACGAGGAGCTGTCTGACAGCGGAGGGGAGGGAATGTACCGGGAGAGGGACGAGTTTGTTGTCAGGAATGAGGACATTGAAAACTTAAAG GTGACGATGAGGACGGGGATTGAGCCTCCGGCCATCTGGAAAGTCCAGAAGGCTCTGCTGCAGAAGTTTGTGCCTGAAATTAGAGATGGAAAGAGAGTCTTCTCAGCCACAAACAGT TATCTTGGATACTTTGGGGATGCGAAGACCATGTACCATCGGGTTTACGTGAAGTTCTTGGACACGGTCAACAAAAGGGAGTATGTACGAGTTTGTAGTCGGAAGCCACGATGCAAGCCCATGAACTCACTAAG GGGGGTTCAGGTGAAGACTTTGCTGGGTTTGACAGCCAACCCCTCGTCCGTCACCCCGAGTCAAAAGCCCCGACCCAAATACCTGAAGACGAGGGCTGAGCCGCCAcccaagaagaggaggaaatggaAGGAGGAGTTCTCACCGACCGCCTCAGGATCATCTGCAGAGGAAGGTGGTGAAGAAAGTG ATTTAAACCCTTCTGGGCCGTCTGCTTCGCGGTTCCTCAACACGCGGACCATGAAGGAGACGTTCAAGAGTTTTGTGGAACTGCTCATCAGCGTTGCCTTAGATGAAGATGTGATGACGGCACTTGAGAGGGCAAGCG ATGAGTTGCTGCTACCACATATGAAACGAGTGGACGGGATGATCACTGACAACCGGAAGCGTCTGCTTCAAAAACTGCACATTGGTCAAGTCCTAAAG ACGGCTTTAGACAGCTTCCCAGAGATCTCGGTGGTCACTGAACTGAAGAAGGACGGAGAGACGCCAGCCTTCAAGGTGCGTCTCAGTGGGAAGGCCTACAACAAGAAGACCATGAAGCCCTACAAGATGAACAACAAAGTGCCACAA GAGTACACAGTGGACCAGCAGAAAACTCAATGGTTCTCTCTGTACCACTCTTTGCAGCATTACAAGTACCACACATACCTCATGTGTAAGGACGAG ATCGCATCTCTCCGTGTGCAGGCAGGTGATCTGGGGCAGGAGGAGACTGTACAGAAGTGTCTGCAGAACGGCGCTTGGGTAGAGGGGCTGTTTGATCGCTTCGGAGAGCTAATAAATCAGGTGCAGCAGGCCTGCCAATGA